From the bacterium genome, the window CGGGGAACTGCTGACGCTGCTGGGGATGGGGCTGGCGGCGTTCGGAGGGGCGGTGTTGGCGTTCCGGAGGGAGGGAGCGAGGGGGTAGGCGGCCTATCCTGTCGAGCTGCGGGCACGCAACGATCCTCAAACCCGGAGCGATGATGGTCGATCCGAGATTATCATACCCGAGTTGTGGAACGGTCGGCATAGGAAGGACCAACCCATGTCACGTAAGCCCGGGAAACCGCCGTTGCGCGACGGCCTGCTGCAACCGCTCCAGGACTTCCTGCAACTGGAGTCCGCCGGCGGCCTGATCCTCATGGCGGCGACCCTGCTGGCGCTCGTCGTCGGCAATTCGCCGCTCGCCGGCCGCTACGCGGCGCTGCTGGACCTCCCGCTGGCGGTCAGCGCCGGCACCTTCAAGATCGCCAAGCCGATGCTGCTGTGGATCAACGACGGCCTGATGGCGGTGTTCTTCTTCCTCGTCGGCCTGGAACTGAAGCGCGAGGTGCTGGAGGGGCACCTGTCGAGCCCGCGGCGCGCGAGCCTGCCGGCCTTCGCCGCGGCGGGCGGGATGCTGATGCCGGCGCTCATCTACATGGCGTTCAACCGGAGCGACCCCGTGGCGATGAAGGGGTGGGCCATCCCGACCGCGACGGACATCGCCTTCGCGCTGGGCGTCCTGTCGCTCCTGGGCCGGCGGGTGCCGGTCGCGCTGAAGGCCTTCCTGTTGAGCGTCGCGATCTTCGACGATCTCGGCGCCATCATCGTGATCGCCTTGTTCTACACGGCCGAGCTGTCCGCGCTATCGTTGGGCATCGCGGGGGGCCTGATCCTGGTCCTGGTCGCGCTGAACCGGCTGGGCGTGATGCGGCCCGCCGCCTACGTCCTGGTCGGCATCCCGCTGTGGGTGGCGGTCCTGAAGTCCGGCGTGCATGCGACGCTGGCGGGGGTCGTGCTGGCGATGGCCATCCCGCTGCGCGCATCGTCGCGACCCGGGCGGACGCCGGGTGCCGAACCGCCCCTACGCCATCTCGAACACGCGCTGCACCCCTGGGTGGCCTACGGCGTCCTGCCGGTGTTCGCGTTCGCCAACGCCGGCGTCCCGCTCGCGGGTCTCGCGCCCGCCGACATGATCCACCCCGTGCCGCTGGGGATCGCGGCCGGCCTGCTGATCGGGAAGCTGGCCGGCGTGCTGTCGTTCAGCTGGCTGGCGACGCGGGCCGGTCTCGCCTCGC encodes:
- the nhaA gene encoding Na+/H+ antiporter NhaA, whose translation is MSRKPGKPPLRDGLLQPLQDFLQLESAGGLILMAATLLALVVGNSPLAGRYAALLDLPLAVSAGTFKIAKPMLLWINDGLMAVFFFLVGLELKREVLEGHLSSPRRASLPAFAAAGGMLMPALIYMAFNRSDPVAMKGWAIPTATDIAFALGVLSLLGRRVPVALKAFLLSVAIFDDLGAIIVIALFYTAELSALSLGIAGGLILVLVALNRLGVMRPAAYVLVGIPLWVAVLKSGVHATLAGVVLAMAIPLRASSRPGRTPGAEPPLRHLEHALHPWVAYGVLPVFAFANAGVPLAGLAPADMIHPVPLGIAAGLLIGKLAGVLSFSWLATRAGLASLPDGAGWRQMFGIALLCGIGFTMSLFIASLAFEAGGASFQGLERLGILAGSLVSGVAGYLVLRAATRSA